CAAAAGAGGCGTACCTTTCCTGCCGCGAACGGTTCAATGAGATTCGGGGAACAGATGCCTGTCTTGAGCGGGCGGTTCTGTTTTTGTATCTGAATCATCACGGCTACAACGGACTGTGGCGGGTGAACAGTAAAGGAGAGTATAATATTCCGTTTGGAAAATATGTGCGCTCCCCGCGGTTCTGTAATGCTGAAATGATTTTTTCGATGTCTGAAGCTCTCGCATCAGCTGTTCTGATGGATGAGGACTTCGAGCAGGTAATGCCAAAAATTCAGAAAGGAGACTTTGTGTATCTTGACCCTCCCTATCATCCGCTTTCAAGCACGGCGTACTTCACCTCGTACACGACAGGCCCGTTTGGTCTTGAAGAGCAGGAGCGGTTGTTCAAAATGTTTCGCGAGGCCGATCGGAAGGAGGCGTTTGTGATGCTTTCAAACTCGGTTGCTCCTGAGATTCTTGAGATGTATGAGGAGTTTTTTGTCGAGCGGGTGCCGGTTCTCAGGCTGATTAATGTTAATGGAGCAAGAAGAGCCGGGGGCGAGGAAATTATTGTAAGAAATTACGAGTAGCTCTGATTACAAAGAGTTGCCCACGGAAAAACGGAACACATGCCTATGGCCTGTTTACTGCTTCGCAGGATCACACGGAATTTCACAGAAAAACATCACGGAGCAGACGTGAACAGCACGGAAATATATTCAGGATGAATTATGGTAAACGTCTCGTGTTTCAAAATGTTCACCACCGTGCAATTCCTAAATTATTTAAAAATTCCGTGATGTTCACGTCTGCTCTGTGATATTTTTCCGTGAAGCTCCGTGTGATCCGTTTTTCCGTGGGCGGAGCTATGAGGCGGTAAACAGACCGCAGGCAACTCAAAAATAAAAATGTAACTCCGGTCAGAAGAGACCGGAGATGTTGCCGTTTGCATCGATGTCGATCATGCATGCAGAGGGTTTTGCCGGAAGGCCGGGCATGGTCATGATCTCGCCTGTCTCAACAACAATAAATCCTGCGCCGTTTAAGAGCCTGACATTTGCAGCATTCACCGTGAAACCGGTCGGGCGGCCGAGTTTGTTCGGATCATCCGAAAGTGAGTACTGGGTTTTTGCGATGCAGATGGGAAGTTTGCCGGAACCCATTGCTTCGATCTCTTTGATGGTGGTGTCTGCTGATGCTGAGTAAGCAACTTTGGCAGCACCGTAGATACCGGTAGCAACTGCTTCGATTTTTTCTTTGACCGGCTTGTCAAGATCATAGAAGAACCGGAAGCTGTTGGGTTTCTCACAGGCCGCAACAACTTTGGCAGCAAGATCAACTCCGCCAGCTCCGCCGAGGGCGAAGACTTCTGAGAGGGCGAAGTCAACGCCTTTTTTGGTGCAGAACTCATTGAGGGCGGCAATCTCCTCATCGCTGTCAGCGGCAAAACGGTTGATCGCAACAACAACAGGAACGCCGAACTTTTTGAGGTTATCCACATGGGCTTCGAGGTTGACCATTCCTGCCTTCATGGCAGCAACGTTTGGCTCGCCACATTTTTCCTTCGGGATTCCGCCATTGTATTTGAGGGCACGAATCGTTGCCACGAGAACGATGGCATTTGGAGTGAGGCCGGCGTACCGGCATTTGATGTCCATGAACTTTTCTGCGCCAAGGTCAGAGCCGAAGCCTGCTTCCGTGATGACGTAGTCAGCCATCTTGAGGGCAAGGCGTGTGGCACGGACCGAGTTGCAGCCGTGAGCAATGTTTGCGAACGGTCCGCCGTGGATGAAACAGGGGGTGTTTTCCAGTGTCTGAACAAGGTTTGGTTTGAGCGCGTCTTTGAGGAGGGCGGCCATTGCTCCCTGGGCTTCGAGGTCGCTTGCGTAGAGAATTTTTCCGCTGCGGCTGTAACCGATGATGATTCTGCCGAGCCGTGTCTTGAGGTCGATGATATCAGTTGCAAGGCAGAGAATTGCCATGACCTCGGACGCGACGGTTATCATGAAGTGATCTTCTCTTGGGACGCCGTTGGTCGGCCCGCCCATGCCGACGACGAGGTTGCGAAGCGCTCTGTCGTTCATGTCAAGGCAGCGTTTGAAGATGATTTTGCGAGTGTCGATGTCGAGAACGTTTCCCTGCTGGATGTGGTTGTCGATCATTGCGCAGAGCAGATTGTTTGCGGCGGTGATTGCATGAATGTCGCCGGTGAAGTGGAGGTTGATATCCTCCATGGGGATTACCTGCGAGTAGCCTCCGCCCGCAGCGCCGCCTTTGACGCCGAAGACCGGTCCGAGAGAGGGTTCACGAAGGGCGATGGCTGCATTTTTGCCGATCTTTGCCATGGCCTGGCCGAGGCCGACAGTTGTGGTGGTTTTTCCTTCGCCTGCCGGGGTCGGGTTGATGGCGGTTACGAGAATGAGTTTGCCGTTTGGTTTGCCGGCAAGGCGTTTTTCAACGGTGTCGGAGATTTTGGCTTTGTACTGGCCGTAGGGTTCCAGTTCGTCGGGCTGGATGCCAAGTTTTGCGGCAATTTCCGTAATTTTGTGCATGTCGGCTTTTTGTGCAATTTCGATGTCAGACAGCATGAGTGGTTTCACCCTTTCAAGGTATGATGACGGTGATGCGGGAGGACCGTCGTTATAGTATAGATGGTTGGAAGGTGTGATAAATACATGGGGAATGGAGTGAGGCGGGGAAAAAAAGGTTAGGGAGTATTAGAGGAACTTGCTGACCGGTTCGGAGGCGACCTTGTACCAGACCTGGGTAACGTCAATTTTAACAAGGACAAAGACATCAAGATTTTCTCCGTTATGGGATGCCAAGTCATTTGGCAGAGAGAACGTAGCCGACGATGGATAATTAGAAATCTGATTCTTGTATACCGGCGCCGTAGTGTTACCACTATAGAACACAATGAAGTTAGGATTTTCATCTTTCAGAGTAGTAGTTGGCTTAAACGTAACCGTGATCTGGTTACCATTTTTATTGAGTGTTCCGGCAACTTTGCTTTTGTTTTCAAAGATATTTTTTCGAGGAGGAATGGTAATCGGCCCTACGGTAACTTTTTCACTCGTAGTATCGAATATAACATTTACAGTTACGTTTCCGGTAAGTTCGCCCAATACCCATGAGTCAGGATAGGGGGTTTTCGTCCAATTAGAAACCTTAGTTGGTGAAAGATCGTAGGTATAGTAGTTCTTATCCTCCACCATCTTCACCTCCGTAACCTCGACTTCTTGATTTTTGTTCTCACCCTCAGTAACTTTGAAGCTTGGATGACCCAGACCCTTTACGGAATCATTCAGAATGATTATCATAAATCCATGTGCAGGATAGACATCACTGATGTAATAGGGGACAACCGATATCCACCCATTTGGATCCGACATGCCCCCGTCAGCTCCAGGGATGACCGGAATTATCACCTTCTGCATCAGCAGCACCTGCTCGGATCCGTCGCGGAATTTTCCGGTGACAGTTGCGTAACACTCCATTTCTACTACAGAATCCTTTCCGGTCGTGATAAGAGTTACAAGGTCCGTATAGTTCCCTCTTTGAACCTGTTCCAGAATTTTCGGATCAACGTATGCCGCCATACGGTACTCCTGCCCGACCTGCGGACCTTCGACAGAGTTGTTTTGCGTTTTCGCATAGATCAGTTTCGGTCCAGTAATAACGGCGGAGAGCGAGACAAGATCAGCCGCATCTGCTCCTCCGTGAACAATGATGCCAATACCATGTTCGGGATTGTTCCCACCAACCGCATAGGGTTTGAGCGTCAGGCCTACCTGCTTCATGTCAAACATTCCGTCGGCGAGTCCCATCGCTATCACTGTCACGATGACGACGAAAACAACTGTAAATGCGACGAGAAGAATCGTTCCGATGGCAGGAGAGACGGCTGCATCCTGAGATGGTGAAGACCCCATGGTATTTCCAATGTAATATTACCTCTCAACCTACAATAAGTTAGTTGTTGACTGGATATGTGAATTGAAAAAAAAATATCTGAAAACGATACGGACAGGAAATGAATACGATATTTGAGAGAGGGGATGGGTTACAGGAAAAATTTTGCTTGAAAAGATTCTTTCGCTTTGGTTTTTCTTGGAGTAACCACGGAAATATAGTTGCTCTATACGAGACCAAAACGCAAGCATACTGAAAAGAAAAATCATTTTTTTCACGCGAAAAAATTCTTGCCCACAAATCCGGGACCTTCCAAATTTTTGGAGCAATCCCGGGTAAAACGTAAACTATTATTAGAGAGAGGGAGAACTATTATAGTCACTCTTGCTTCAGTGGCCTAGCCCGGCATAGCGGCTGATTTGTAATCAGCAGGTCGGGGGTTCAAATCCCCCCTGAAGCTTTTTGTTTTTGTTCAGATCCGTACCTCTTCTGCATCGAATTCCGGCATGGTGAGGGTTGCGTTTCCTTTGGGGACATTGGTGTAGAGTACCCAGCCGGTGACGGATTCTCCTTCTTTGAGAATGATGTCATCATAGAGCATTTTTTTATGATATTTTTCCGGTACCGGCAGGAGGTGGGTTGCGGGGTGGGTAGTTTTGCTTGTGCCGTTTTCAACGGAGAGTAAAAGATCATGATCGGAGATGGTGACGGATCCTATGTAGCCTTCCCGGCGGGAGTTTTTGCCGAGTGTTTCGCAGGTGACGGTCACTTCGATGAGGTAGGCGGTGCTGCCATCTTTGAGCTGGATGGTGGGGAGTTCCCGCATGACGTCTGCGCCGCGGTAGATGGTGAGGACGTCAAGCCCGATAATATCGTTGTCGGGGATGATCGCTGCTGTAGGTATGGTTCCTGTTGCGGAGAGGGTCGGTGTTTTGTCTGCCGGGGATTCGGATGCGATGCAGCCGGCAGTCAGAAGTACGGCGGTAATGAGGAGAAAGAGGAGAAGGAGGTGTTTCATGATGGATGATTGAATGTTTGTGGTATTTATGATGTTCTGTGGTGGGCGGTTTCGGCTTTTTAGAATATTTTTATGAGAGTTACGTGGCGTCTTCGATGCAGTGAAAATATTTTGTGCCGTACTCTCTGAAAAATTTCTTCTATGGCTTCTGATGTGCTGAGTTTCACCCACCAGAAGT
The nucleotide sequence above comes from Methanorbis furvi. Encoded proteins:
- a CDS encoding DNA adenine methylase produces the protein MVVTKSSLPRPVVKWAGGKKQLIGELAKRCPQDFASYLEPFFGGGILYLSLWSLGRIQGKAVLNDANPELINLYRMIRDRPEELVNEAGGPKFVNTKEAYLSCRERFNEIRGTDACLERAVLFLYLNHHGYNGLWRVNSKGEYNIPFGKYVRSPRFCNAEMIFSMSEALASAVLMDEDFEQVMPKIQKGDFVYLDPPYHPLSSTAYFTSYTTGPFGLEEQERLFKMFREADRKEAFVMLSNSVAPEILEMYEEFFVERVPVLRLINVNGARRAGGEEIIVRNYE
- a CDS encoding formate--tetrahydrofolate ligase, with the translated sequence MLSDIEIAQKADMHKITEIAAKLGIQPDELEPYGQYKAKISDTVEKRLAGKPNGKLILVTAINPTPAGEGKTTTTVGLGQAMAKIGKNAAIALREPSLGPVFGVKGGAAGGGYSQVIPMEDINLHFTGDIHAITAANNLLCAMIDNHIQQGNVLDIDTRKIIFKRCLDMNDRALRNLVVGMGGPTNGVPREDHFMITVASEVMAILCLATDIIDLKTRLGRIIIGYSRSGKILYASDLEAQGAMAALLKDALKPNLVQTLENTPCFIHGGPFANIAHGCNSVRATRLALKMADYVITEAGFGSDLGAEKFMDIKCRYAGLTPNAIVLVATIRALKYNGGIPKEKCGEPNVAAMKAGMVNLEAHVDNLKKFGVPVVVAINRFAADSDEEIAALNEFCTKKGVDFALSEVFALGGAGGVDLAAKVVAACEKPNSFRFFYDLDKPVKEKIEAVATGIYGAAKVAYSASADTTIKEIEAMGSGKLPICIAKTQYSLSDDPNKLGRPTGFTVNAANVRLLNGAGFIVVETGEIMTMPGLPAKPSACMIDIDANGNISGLF